A stretch of Schistocerca cancellata isolate TAMUIC-IGC-003103 chromosome 3, iqSchCanc2.1, whole genome shotgun sequence DNA encodes these proteins:
- the LOC126176129 gene encoding uncharacterized protein LOC126176129, producing MRLSPLATWNGRRATLGEATPPSGEARVPPRRWCRGLATSPLSGVRPQGPAAGASAPLPAAAALQNTAPPAGAATVPLAAAAATSAAKQLQHAAAAQTATRPRKRVLQLSAARNTRCHAASFRPLETSFEYLPSETGTSVQASSSHRTS from the coding sequence ATGCGGCTATCGCCACTCGCGACCTGGAACGGCCGCAGGGCGACTCTTGGCGAGGCGACGCCGCCGTCAGGCGAGGCCCGCGTGCCGCCGCGGCGCTGGTGCCGTGGTCTGGCCACCTCGCCCCTATCTGGGGTCAGGCCCCAGGGCCCGGCCGCCGGCGCTTCGGCGCCACTGCCCGCTGCTGCCGCCTTACAAAACACGGCGCCGCCTGCCGGCGCAGCCACTGTACCACTTGCCGCGGCAGCCGCCACATCAGCCGCGAAACAACTGCAACACGCGGCGGCCGCTCAGACCGCGACACGACCCCGGAAGCGCGTCCTCCAACTGTCCGCTGCACGGAACACCAGGTGCCACGCCGCGTCGTTTCGGCCATTGGAGACGTCTTTCGAGTACCTGCCATCTGAAACGGGAACGTCAGTGCAGGCTTCCAGTTCTCATCGTACCAGTTGA